In Pseudomonadales bacterium, a single window of DNA contains:
- a CDS encoding phosphotransferase family protein — protein sequence MGSTTGADGASVDLARSLAAWFAQRHPHARDVTVPDIGAPRASGYSNETVFFRACWREAGESHEARYVARIEPRRSPVYPQQTATTMASVELQHRVMQAVAHAGGVPVPPLAGYEPGTDLLGAPFYVMGFVDGDVPKDNPVYTSEGFYVDAAPAERYRAIDDGLAVLAHLHAIDPRAAGLDWLTGGRDPGLDRQFGIFRRYADELLAGRSHPVLAHALAWLERESVAEGPAVLLWGDARPGNMIFRDFRCVAANDWEGAALGPSELDLGWWLMFDRFAHEDSALPRLEGEPSREEQIARYELHAGRRVHDVFWHEVFAAARFTIVMIRTCQRMSDSGAVPVSANMPVNNPATQLLADMLEIPYSWLAEAGLGS from the coding sequence ATGGGCAGCACAACGGGTGCCGATGGCGCGTCAGTGGATCTGGCGCGATCGCTGGCGGCGTGGTTCGCGCAGCGCCATCCGCACGCACGCGACGTGACCGTGCCCGACATCGGCGCGCCGCGTGCCTCCGGTTACTCGAACGAAACGGTGTTCTTCCGTGCCTGCTGGCGCGAGGCGGGCGAGTCGCACGAGGCGCGCTACGTGGCACGCATCGAGCCGCGGAGGTCGCCGGTCTACCCGCAGCAGACGGCGACGACGATGGCCTCGGTCGAGCTGCAACATCGTGTGATGCAGGCGGTGGCGCACGCCGGTGGCGTACCGGTGCCGCCGCTCGCCGGTTACGAGCCGGGGACCGATCTGCTCGGCGCGCCGTTCTACGTGATGGGATTCGTCGACGGCGACGTGCCGAAGGACAACCCCGTCTACACCAGCGAGGGCTTCTACGTGGACGCCGCGCCGGCGGAGCGTTACCGCGCGATCGACGACGGACTCGCTGTGCTGGCGCACCTGCATGCGATCGATCCCCGGGCCGCTGGCCTCGACTGGCTGACCGGCGGACGGGATCCGGGACTGGATCGCCAGTTCGGGATCTTCCGTCGCTACGCGGACGAACTGCTCGCCGGGCGTTCGCATCCGGTGCTGGCGCATGCGCTGGCATGGCTGGAGCGCGAATCGGTGGCCGAGGGCCCGGCGGTGCTGCTGTGGGGGGACGCGCGTCCCGGCAACATGATCTTCCGCGATTTCCGCTGCGTGGCCGCCAACGACTGGGAAGGCGCCGCGCTGGGCCCGTCCGAGCTCGATCTGGGGTGGTGGCTGATGTTCGACCGCTTCGCGCACGAGGACAGTGCCCTGCCGCGGCTGGAAGGCGAGCCGTCGCGCGAGGAACAGATCGCGCGCTACGAACTGCACGCCGGGCGCCGCGTACACGATGTGTTCTGGCACGAGGTGTTCGCGGCGGCGCGCTTCACGATCGTGATGATCCGCACCTGCCAGCGCATGAGTGATTCCGGCGCCGTGCCGGTATCGGCGAACATGCCGGTCAACAACCCGGCGACGCAACTGCTGGCCGATATGCTGGAGATCCCCTACTCGTGGCTGGCCGAGGCGGGTCTGGGGTCCTGA
- a CDS encoding sulfotransferase, with protein sequence MQNTIRIDDLATPRFSPEAQAIIDAVAATSVVLDSEAVLAAARAQTGLDDFGSDDFRARLDLIVDCMREDGALSAFGRVTNFGMLLRFAVNRLRIEDILRRHPEIHELRIERPLIVAGLARSGTTHLLNLLACDTRLRSLPYWEAVEPVPIPGEPPGPDGTDPRLLRCRQTLQVQDLLMPKFRLMFNLQAERTHEEIDLLALDFSTMLIENLGIFPRWRDHYLAHDQTPHYAYLKKVLKVLQWLRPGERWLLKTPQHLEQFGPLMRVFPDATVVLTHRDPVATIASMATMSAYSARMSRDPVRPEVVGRYWADRIERMLRACVRDRALLPAAQSIDVRFHEFNDDDIGHVQRIYALVGHKLPAATQAAMQRFTADNARGREGRLVYELADFGLDVQHLRERTRFYSDRFGTRTEL encoded by the coding sequence ATGCAGAACACCATCCGCATCGACGACCTCGCCACGCCCCGCTTCAGCCCCGAGGCGCAGGCGATCATCGACGCCGTCGCCGCGACCTCGGTCGTGCTCGACAGCGAGGCGGTGCTCGCTGCGGCCCGCGCGCAAACCGGACTCGACGACTTCGGCAGCGACGACTTCCGCGCCCGCCTCGACCTGATCGTGGACTGCATGCGCGAGGACGGTGCCCTCAGCGCCTTCGGGCGCGTGACGAACTTCGGCATGCTGCTGCGCTTCGCGGTCAACCGGCTGCGCATCGAGGACATCCTGCGCCGCCACCCCGAGATCCACGAACTGCGGATCGAACGCCCGCTGATCGTCGCGGGTCTCGCGCGCAGCGGCACCACGCACCTGCTGAACCTGCTCGCCTGCGACACCCGGCTGCGTTCGCTGCCGTACTGGGAAGCCGTGGAGCCGGTGCCGATACCAGGCGAGCCGCCCGGCCCGGACGGCACCGATCCACGCCTGCTGCGCTGCCGCCAGACGTTGCAGGTGCAGGACCTGCTGATGCCGAAGTTCCGGCTGATGTTCAACCTGCAGGCCGAGCGTACGCACGAGGAGATCGACCTGCTGGCGCTCGACTTCTCGACCATGCTCATCGAGAACCTGGGCATCTTCCCGCGCTGGCGCGATCACTACCTCGCGCACGACCAGACACCGCACTACGCGTACCTGAAGAAGGTACTGAAGGTGCTGCAGTGGCTGCGACCGGGCGAGCGCTGGCTGCTGAAGACGCCGCAGCACCTCGAGCAGTTCGGCCCGCTGATGCGGGTGTTCCCGGACGCGACCGTGGTACTGACACACCGCGATCCGGTGGCAACGATCGCCTCGATGGCCACCATGTCCGCCTACAGTGCGCGCATGAGCCGTGACCCGGTGCGCCCGGAGGTCGTCGGCCGTTACTGGGCCGACCGCATCGAGCGCATGCTGCGGGCCTGCGTGCGCGACCGTGCTCTGCTGCCCGCCGCGCAGTCGATCGATGTGCGCTTCCACGAATTCAACGACGACGACATCGGGCACGTGCAGCGGATCTACGCTCTGGTCGGACACAAGCTGCCTGCGGCGACGCAAGCCGCGATGCAGCGCTTCACCGCGGACAACGCGCGCGGGCGGGAAGGCAGGCTGGTCTACGAGCTGGCGGATTTCGGCCTGGACGTGCAGCACCTGCGCGAGCGGACGCGCTTCTACAGCGATCGCTTCGGAACCCGGACCGAACTCTGA
- a CDS encoding molybdopterin-dependent oxidoreductase: MTSTHKTFCRICQALCGLELEIEDGRVLAARGDFDHPMSRGYTCEKGRQIGAHLANPQRLRASLTRGTDGTLAPMASEAALAGAGERLRAILERHGPRAIATYAGTAAFMNATAIGVTRAFHEAIGSPMRFTTITLDQPGKIIAIMRHGQWGGGGHSFESANVVMLIGTNPLVSAFHVHGGPPGFCPGDLRRAQRERGLRVIVVDPRRTETAELADLYLPIRPGEDATLLAGMIRLILAEGRHDAAFCAQHTAGLEELRTAVEGFTPDHVARRTGLDADAIAQAARLFAQGPRGVVTAGTGPNMSVRPTLTEHLILCLDTLCGRWNREGERVNAPSVLMPAFPRPAQAFAPPMLPPEMNPAANTERTRLRNLRQINLEMPTSALADEILEPGEGQVRALIVTGGNPLAACADPVRLARALESLELLVCVDIALTPTCRRAHYVLAAKHMLQRADVTAYQDMLYERPFAQYTDALIASDGDLLEDWYVFAALAERLGHRLRLPGGELDLARHPTTRDVLALLYAHAKVPIDVIAGYEGGHVFDELDVQVCAPIPGLEGRLCMAPDGVGDELRTLCAEPVPEPGHHGRDGRFTHLLVSRRMKHVNNSICHDLPRSTGRHNPAFLSPTDLAALGAAEGEVVEIESNHARVRAVVAVDAGLSDGVVSMAHAFGGDPAAPDDPRRHGTPVNALVPTDRDYDPWVGMPRQSAIPVRLHRLQ, from the coding sequence ATGACAAGCACGCACAAGACCTTCTGCCGTATCTGCCAGGCCTTGTGTGGCCTGGAACTCGAGATCGAGGACGGACGCGTGCTGGCGGCACGCGGAGACTTCGACCACCCGATGAGCCGAGGCTACACCTGCGAGAAAGGTCGCCAGATCGGTGCGCATCTGGCGAATCCGCAACGCCTGCGCGCGAGCCTCACGCGGGGCACCGACGGCACCCTGGCGCCGATGGCGAGCGAGGCGGCGCTCGCTGGCGCCGGGGAGCGCCTGCGCGCGATCCTCGAGCGCCACGGGCCGCGCGCGATCGCAACCTACGCCGGCACCGCCGCGTTCATGAACGCCACGGCCATCGGCGTCACGCGCGCGTTCCACGAGGCGATCGGCTCGCCGATGCGCTTCACCACGATCACACTCGACCAACCCGGCAAGATCATCGCGATCATGCGCCACGGGCAATGGGGCGGTGGCGGGCACTCGTTCGAGTCGGCAAACGTGGTGATGCTGATCGGCACCAACCCGCTGGTCTCGGCATTCCATGTGCACGGCGGTCCGCCGGGTTTCTGTCCGGGCGACCTGCGCCGCGCACAGCGCGAGCGCGGACTGCGCGTGATCGTGGTCGATCCGCGACGCACCGAGACCGCCGAACTGGCGGATCTCTACTTGCCGATCCGCCCCGGCGAGGACGCCACGCTGCTCGCCGGCATGATCCGGCTGATCCTCGCCGAGGGCCGGCACGACGCCGCGTTCTGCGCGCAGCACACCGCAGGACTCGAGGAGCTGCGTACGGCGGTCGAGGGTTTCACGCCCGATCACGTGGCGCGGCGCACCGGCCTGGACGCCGACGCGATCGCGCAGGCCGCGCGGCTGTTCGCGCAGGGGCCGCGCGGCGTCGTGACCGCGGGTACCGGACCGAATATGTCGGTGCGGCCCACGCTGACCGAGCACCTGATCCTCTGCCTGGACACGCTGTGCGGGCGCTGGAACCGCGAGGGTGAACGCGTGAACGCACCCAGCGTGCTGATGCCGGCGTTCCCGCGTCCGGCGCAGGCGTTCGCGCCCCCGATGTTGCCGCCGGAGATGAATCCCGCAGCGAACACGGAGCGTACCCGGCTGCGGAACCTGCGTCAGATCAACCTCGAGATGCCGACCAGTGCGCTCGCCGACGAGATCCTCGAACCAGGCGAAGGCCAGGTGCGCGCGCTGATCGTCACCGGTGGCAACCCGCTGGCCGCGTGCGCCGATCCGGTGCGCCTGGCGCGCGCGCTGGAGTCGCTCGAGCTGCTGGTGTGCGTGGACATCGCACTCACGCCGACCTGCCGGCGTGCGCACTATGTACTCGCGGCGAAGCACATGCTGCAGCGCGCCGACGTTACGGCGTACCAGGACATGCTCTACGAGCGGCCGTTCGCGCAGTACACCGACGCATTGATCGCCTCCGACGGTGATCTGCTCGAAGACTGGTACGTGTTCGCGGCACTCGCCGAGCGACTCGGTCACCGACTCCGGCTGCCCGGCGGCGAACTCGACCTCGCGCGCCACCCGACGACGCGCGACGTGCTCGCATTGCTGTACGCGCACGCGAAGGTACCGATCGACGTGATCGCGGGCTACGAGGGCGGACACGTCTTCGACGAGCTCGACGTGCAGGTGTGCGCACCGATCCCTGGCCTCGAGGGACGACTGTGCATGGCGCCGGACGGCGTGGGCGACGAGCTGCGCACGCTGTGCGCCGAGCCGGTTCCGGAGCCGGGGCACCACGGGCGCGATGGCCGCTTCACGCATCTGCTCGTCTCGCGTCGCATGAAGCACGTCAACAATTCGATCTGCCACGACTTGCCGCGCAGCACGGGACGCCACAATCCTGCGTTCCTCAGCCCGACGGACCTGGCGGCGCTCGGTGCGGCCGAGGGTGAGGTGGTGGAGATCGAGTCCAACCATGCACGCGTGCGGGCCGTGGTCGCGGTCGACGCCGGGCTGTCGGACGGTGTGGTCTCGATGGCGCATGCCTTCGGCGGCGATCCGGCCGCGCCCGACGACCCGCGCAGGCACGGCACGCCGGTCAACGCACTCGTGCCTACCGATCGCGACTACGATCCATGGGTGGGCATGCCGCGCCAGAGCGCGATTCCGGTGCGGCTACACCGACTGCAGTGA